One window of the Candidatus Dependentiae bacterium genome contains the following:
- the nusA gene encoding transcription termination factor NusA translates to MNLANVIEELVEERGLDRDVLSSIICESMLAAYSKKYPDLVLRVDFDSQTGELIVQVEKTVVATVSDDETEISLKKARNIDKKLNEGDKVWVSFDGKIGRIEILRAKQVIASSIRKIEAAAIYDEFKEREGSIVLGTIHKIERGGVTVKVDDAFAFLPKSLSVPGEKLVAGFSIRALLKEVLEEPRNDNQLILDRASEDFLRELFELEIPEIFEKLVEIKKIVRIAGYKSKVVVASHDSNIDPVGTCVGVGGSRIKPILKELGGEKIDIIGWSDSLETLVRNALKPAQISRVELSDDNKVAHVWLDEDQRSLAIGRMGQNIALASRLAGVDIQLMSAAGGRGQASSDEIEEFSGIDEDFE, encoded by the coding sequence GTGAATCTTGCGAATGTCATTGAGGAACTTGTTGAAGAACGTGGCCTTGATCGCGACGTATTAAGTTCCATCATCTGCGAAAGTATGCTTGCTGCATATAGTAAAAAATACCCGGACCTGGTCCTTAGAGTTGACTTTGATTCTCAAACAGGTGAGCTTATTGTACAGGTTGAAAAAACCGTAGTAGCCACCGTGTCTGATGATGAGACTGAGATAAGTCTAAAAAAAGCCCGAAATATAGATAAAAAATTAAATGAGGGCGATAAGGTGTGGGTTTCATTTGACGGCAAAATTGGTCGAATTGAAATTTTGCGCGCAAAACAGGTGATTGCTAGCAGTATTCGCAAAATTGAGGCTGCGGCTATTTACGATGAGTTTAAAGAGCGAGAAGGCTCGATTGTTCTCGGCACTATTCATAAAATTGAACGCGGTGGCGTTACCGTGAAGGTTGATGATGCCTTTGCTTTCTTGCCAAAATCCCTTTCTGTTCCAGGTGAGAAGTTGGTTGCCGGCTTTTCTATTCGTGCATTGCTTAAGGAGGTCCTTGAAGAGCCTCGCAATGACAATCAATTGATTCTTGATCGCGCCTCTGAAGATTTTTTGCGCGAGCTATTCGAGCTTGAGATTCCAGAAATTTTTGAAAAACTTGTAGAGATTAAAAAAATAGTTCGGATCGCTGGCTATAAGTCAAAGGTTGTTGTTGCTTCGCACGATTCCAATATAGACCCGGTGGGAACTTGTGTGGGTGTTGGCGGTAGTCGTATTAAGCCAATACTCAAGGAGCTTGGCGGTGAAAAGATTGACATTATTGGCTGGAGCGATTCCCTTGAAACTCTTGTGCGCAACGCGCTAAAGCCCGCTCAAATTAGCCGCGTTGAGCTTTCTGATGATAATAAAGTTGCGCACGTATGGCTCGATGAGGATCAACGATCACTTGCTATAGGTAGAATGGGGCAAAACATTGCACTAGCGTCACGTTTGGCTGGAGTTGATATTCAGTTGATGAGTGCGGCGGGCGGGCGTGGTCAGGCTTCGTCAGATGAAATTGAAGAGTTCTCGGGTATTGATGAGGACTTTGAATAG
- the infB gene encoding translation initiation factor IF-2, translated as MRVYEFAKRVGVESKEVVSALQKEGFAIANHMSVIDGEALVFVQKKFQPAPDTPKDTRKKDQSKNTLAPAGEPVKKEISSRPKDSELTKSVMSADKPTSGQKQSVPKKDRHPVQIQKISTPRRFQKDKKEEPAKPQAVIIQPMTVADIAQKAAQPINEVILTLLRWGVVAAKNQILSQDIVARLAGHYELEVVEPEVSSEKLKTSTAQEGLNLKPRLPIVTVLGHVDHGKTTLLDFIRKTRVAAREKGGITQHIGAYEASTPQGNIVFLDTPGHAAFSKIRQRGVKVADIAVIVIAADDGIMPQTLEAIGQAKAMHVPIIVAINKVDKVDAARIEVIKRQLAQQDLLPEDWGGQTICVPISAKLGQGIESLLEMIILQSQMMELRANFEGDARGYVLEAKIEKGRGAVATVICQHGTVRLGDYFVAGATGGKVSSLVDSYGKRLVEAGPSIPVQIAGFQDLAEAGDYFEVVPKVEFRHALTAAQARKSTPTNKLIQEGALNLLVKTDTDSSKEALLEAINKLSRKSEVGFNIIYASVGNINESDVELAFNTGSSIVGLHVKAEANAASLAQRRAISVDLFDIIYKLLEDLEKRAEGAKEVEMVNTKIGEAEVLRVFNIKNVGVIAGSIIKDGRFAREGFVIAWRGRDKIGEGKITSLQRDKKTVKEVHAGFECGFIIEGIEDWMPGDRVECFIKIPKK; from the coding sequence ATGCGAGTTTATGAGTTTGCAAAGCGAGTAGGTGTTGAAAGTAAAGAAGTTGTATCGGCTCTCCAGAAGGAGGGGTTTGCAATAGCAAATCACATGTCGGTCATTGATGGTGAGGCGCTTGTGTTTGTGCAAAAAAAATTTCAACCTGCACCAGATACACCAAAAGATACTCGAAAAAAAGATCAGTCAAAAAATACGCTAGCGCCAGCAGGAGAGCCTGTAAAAAAAGAAATATCTTCTAGGCCCAAAGACTCCGAGTTGACCAAAAGTGTGATGTCGGCAGACAAGCCTACAAGTGGGCAAAAACAATCAGTACCCAAAAAAGATAGGCACCCTGTGCAAATACAAAAAATCAGCACTCCAAGAAGATTCCAAAAAGATAAAAAAGAAGAACCTGCAAAGCCACAAGCGGTAATTATTCAACCCATGACAGTTGCAGATATCGCTCAAAAAGCAGCGCAACCCATAAATGAGGTTATTCTCACTTTGTTAAGGTGGGGAGTTGTAGCTGCTAAAAACCAAATTTTATCACAAGATATTGTTGCTCGACTTGCTGGTCATTATGAACTTGAAGTTGTTGAGCCAGAAGTTTCTTCAGAAAAGTTAAAAACATCTACAGCACAAGAAGGCTTGAATTTAAAGCCGCGTCTGCCAATTGTTACTGTTTTGGGCCATGTTGATCATGGAAAAACAACTCTTCTTGATTTTATTAGAAAAACACGCGTTGCGGCTCGTGAAAAAGGTGGTATAACACAACATATAGGTGCTTATGAAGCATCTACACCACAGGGAAACATTGTTTTTCTTGATACTCCTGGACATGCAGCGTTTTCAAAAATTAGGCAACGTGGTGTCAAGGTGGCAGATATAGCAGTTATAGTTATTGCGGCAGATGATGGAATTATGCCGCAGACTCTTGAAGCAATAGGGCAGGCAAAAGCTATGCACGTTCCTATTATTGTTGCTATTAATAAAGTTGACAAGGTTGATGCGGCTCGTATTGAGGTTATAAAGCGCCAACTTGCGCAACAAGATTTGTTGCCTGAAGATTGGGGTGGTCAAACTATTTGCGTGCCTATTTCTGCAAAACTTGGTCAGGGCATTGAAAGTTTGCTTGAAATGATCATTTTGCAATCACAAATGATGGAATTGCGTGCAAACTTTGAAGGTGATGCGCGCGGATATGTTCTAGAAGCAAAAATTGAAAAAGGTCGTGGCGCGGTTGCCACTGTTATTTGTCAGCATGGCACAGTTCGATTAGGTGATTATTTTGTTGCTGGTGCAACTGGTGGCAAGGTGAGCTCTCTTGTAGACTCTTATGGCAAGCGTTTAGTGGAAGCAGGTCCATCTATTCCGGTTCAAATTGCTGGATTCCAGGATTTAGCAGAAGCCGGAGATTATTTTGAGGTTGTGCCAAAAGTGGAATTTCGTCACGCGTTAACTGCGGCACAAGCTCGTAAATCTACGCCAACAAATAAATTGATTCAAGAAGGTGCATTAAATCTTCTGGTAAAAACTGATACTGATTCATCTAAAGAAGCGTTACTTGAAGCTATTAATAAATTATCCCGAAAATCAGAAGTTGGGTTTAATATTATTTATGCGAGCGTCGGTAATATAAATGAGAGTGATGTTGAGCTTGCGTTTAATACGGGTTCAAGCATAGTTGGTTTACACGTTAAGGCTGAAGCGAATGCAGCTTCTTTAGCGCAACGCCGAGCTATTTCTGTTGATTTATTTGATATTATTTACAAGCTTCTCGAGGACCTTGAAAAACGTGCAGAAGGTGCTAAAGAAGTTGAAATGGTAAATACAAAAATTGGTGAAGCCGAAGTGTTGCGTGTTTTTAATATAAAAAATGTTGGTGTTATTGCTGGCTCCATTATAAAAGATGGTCGTTTTGCGCGAGAAGGCTTTGTTATTGCATGGCGTGGTCGTGATAAGATTGGCGAGGGTAAAATTACCAGCTTGCAGCGTGATAAAAAAACAGTTAAAGAGGTTCATGCGGGCTTTGAGTGTGGTTTTATTATAGAAGGTATAGAAGACTGGATGCCTGGTGATCGCGTTGAATGTTTTATAAAGATACCAAAAAAATAA
- a CDS encoding MraY family glycosyltransferase — translation MVFLYIKVIFAFSFSLLVTFYIIPIFRSIALRFGLVDNPNGTLKRHKEPTPYLGGVAIYCGFLSSLVFTVPFENNMFLFFVGITLLLFVGLTDDLAPLKPHQKLFGQCLAAFCFLKSGFYLKEHIFYNCWSMPISFLWIMTIINGFNLVDVMDGLATALAIMASISFFIIALILHNWAVAILLASFTGALVAFLWYNRPPAHMYLGDAGALWVGGFLATVPFLINWGTYQIYGFVTPVIVLGIVLLEVLVLIVVRTWKGIPFYQGSPDHFCIYLQEKGWSKYNILLYISILSAILGIISVLFVLNIITIHELLLFGGIIFVMWFFLLLKKG, via the coding sequence ATGGTTTTTTTGTATATAAAAGTTATTTTTGCATTTAGTTTTTCGTTACTGGTAACATTTTATATAATTCCTATATTTCGCTCTATTGCTTTACGTTTTGGATTGGTTGATAATCCAAATGGTACACTCAAGCGACATAAAGAGCCAACTCCGTATCTAGGAGGGGTTGCCATCTATTGTGGTTTTTTATCAAGTTTGGTTTTTACTGTTCCTTTTGAAAACAATATGTTTTTATTTTTTGTTGGCATTACATTGTTGTTGTTTGTTGGGCTAACCGATGACTTAGCTCCACTTAAACCACATCAAAAATTGTTTGGCCAGTGTTTGGCCGCCTTTTGCTTTTTAAAATCTGGTTTTTATCTTAAAGAACATATTTTTTATAATTGCTGGAGTATGCCCATTTCATTTTTATGGATTATGACGATAATAAATGGATTTAATTTAGTAGATGTAATGGATGGGCTTGCAACAGCATTAGCAATTATGGCATCGATTTCTTTTTTTATAATTGCGTTGATATTGCACAATTGGGCTGTTGCAATCTTGCTTGCGAGTTTTACTGGAGCTTTAGTAGCGTTCTTATGGTATAATCGCCCCCCTGCGCACATGTATTTAGGTGATGCGGGCGCTTTATGGGTAGGTGGTTTTTTGGCAACGGTCCCTTTTTTGATTAATTGGGGAACTTATCAAATATATGGATTTGTTACACCGGTAATAGTATTGGGTATAGTTCTTCTTGAGGTTTTAGTGCTTATAGTTGTGCGTACCTGGAAGGGTATACCTTTTTATCAAGGAAGTCCTGATCATTTTTGTATATATTTACAAGAAAAAGGATGGTCAAAATATAACATCTTGCTTTATATTAGTATTTTATCAGCTATTTTGGGCATTATTTCAGTATTATTTGTCCTGAATATCATAACAATACATGAGCTGTTGCTTTTTGGTGGCATCATTTTTGTTATGTGGTTTTTCTTATTGTTAAAAAAGGGTTAA
- a CDS encoding deoxyribonuclease IV: MNPKIHRLLLGAHMSIAGGLVQALERGHSIGCTTIQLFTKSNRQWGAKPLNSVETQEFKEAAKIFNIAPVIAHATYLINLGSPDITIQKKSIDAVIMELDRCAELDIPYFVLHPGSCLQTNENDCLQRIAQNLDIALSQTTSKTLVLLETMAGQGSVMCYSFEHIAHILHQSQYKQRLGVCFDTCHVFAAGYDFRTIQTYNAMWENFDKIIGLRQLKVIHVNESKKTLGSRVDRHAHIGEGNIGLEAFRLLFNDPRFFDIPKILETPKDSLEDDMRNINAIKQLISPKTKKLLYIED, encoded by the coding sequence ATGAACCCAAAAATACATCGCTTGCTACTAGGAGCTCATATGTCTATTGCGGGTGGACTGGTGCAGGCGCTCGAACGCGGACACTCGATTGGTTGCACTACTATACAACTGTTCACCAAAAGCAATCGTCAATGGGGGGCTAAACCACTAAATTCAGTGGAAACACAAGAATTCAAAGAGGCAGCAAAAATATTTAACATAGCACCCGTCATAGCACATGCAACCTATCTAATCAATTTAGGTTCTCCTGATATCACAATACAAAAAAAATCAATCGACGCAGTCATTATGGAGTTAGACCGATGTGCTGAATTGGACATTCCGTACTTTGTATTACATCCAGGATCATGCCTACAAACAAATGAAAACGACTGTTTGCAACGAATCGCTCAAAACCTTGATATAGCACTCAGTCAAACGACAAGCAAAACACTTGTCTTACTTGAAACTATGGCTGGACAAGGAAGTGTTATGTGTTACTCCTTTGAACACATAGCGCATATACTGCACCAATCTCAGTATAAACAGAGATTAGGCGTTTGCTTTGACACCTGTCATGTTTTTGCTGCCGGATATGATTTTAGAACAATACAAACATACAATGCCATGTGGGAAAATTTTGATAAAATAATTGGTCTGAGACAACTAAAAGTAATCCACGTAAATGAATCTAAGAAAACTCTAGGTTCGCGGGTTGATCGGCACGCACATATTGGTGAGGGTAATATTGGATTAGAAGCTTTTAGGCTTTTATTCAATGACCCACGTTTTTTTGATATTCCAAAAATACTTGAAACACCAAAAGACAGTCTTGAAGACGATATGCGCAATATAAATGCTATAAAGCAACTTATATCACCAAAAACAAAAAAACTATTATATATAGAAGATTAG
- the aspS gene encoding aspartate--tRNA ligase: MQKIERTTGCGQIDSTFLGKTICLAGWVNKRRDHGGLIFIDIRDRSGLMQLVFNPAFSSNAHIEAHTLRSEYVIAICGKVVERSPETVNKELATGAYELQVEQLTILNAAKGLPFTLEEAEHVDEELRLKYRYLDLRRPSMRMRFALRNDIIFGMREFLHGDGFYEIETPILTKNTPEGAREFLVPSRMHAGAFYALPQSPQLYKQLLMASGMERYFQVARCFRDEDLRADRQPEFTQLDLEMSFIQEQDIQDVMERLLKYVFKKVFKLDLAIPIERMTYDHAFANYGSDKPDLRFDLKVTDATPLFANTELKFLRAVLNDGGKVGALHVRGQEFSRSELDSWVDKAQKLGAKGLLWIRIKDENTIESPVSKFLPQDFFEQAQQLVPTLAHGSVLFLVAGPYKKAWETLGRLRLELAKEMDLIPQDMLKFCWITDFPLFEYDEDAKRWNAMHHPFTAPQAGWENQQPGDMKARAYDIVLNGIELGGGSIRIHDRAMQQKVFDLLGLTQEQTEKKFGFLLEAQELGFPPHGGIALGLDRFLMLLTKSQSIRDVIAFPKTQRGNDPLMEAPTTVDPEQLREYGLRFVPIAKPENNKKEV, from the coding sequence ATGCAAAAGATTGAACGAACCACAGGATGTGGACAAATTGATAGTACATTTCTAGGTAAAACAATTTGTTTGGCCGGCTGGGTTAATAAACGACGCGATCATGGTGGACTAATTTTTATTGATATACGCGATCGTAGTGGGTTGATGCAATTGGTGTTTAATCCTGCATTTAGTAGCAATGCGCATATAGAAGCTCATACGTTGCGCTCTGAATATGTAATTGCAATATGTGGTAAGGTTGTTGAACGTTCACCAGAAACAGTGAATAAAGAGTTAGCTACAGGTGCATATGAATTACAGGTTGAGCAACTGACTATTTTAAATGCTGCAAAAGGCTTACCATTTACATTGGAAGAGGCTGAGCATGTGGATGAAGAGCTCCGTCTGAAGTATCGTTATTTAGACTTGCGTCGACCATCTATGCGCATGAGGTTTGCACTGCGCAATGATATTATTTTTGGTATGCGTGAATTTTTACACGGCGATGGTTTTTATGAAATTGAGACCCCTATTTTAACAAAGAATACACCAGAAGGCGCTCGAGAATTCTTGGTTCCATCACGCATGCATGCAGGGGCTTTTTATGCATTACCACAATCACCACAACTTTATAAGCAATTATTGATGGCAAGTGGCATGGAGCGATACTTCCAAGTAGCACGTTGTTTTCGTGATGAAGACTTGCGTGCGGATCGCCAACCAGAATTTACCCAACTCGATCTTGAGATGTCATTTATTCAAGAACAAGATATTCAGGATGTTATGGAGCGCTTGCTCAAATATGTATTTAAAAAAGTATTCAAACTCGATCTTGCAATACCCATCGAACGTATGACATATGATCATGCATTTGCAAATTATGGTTCAGACAAGCCAGATTTACGCTTTGATTTAAAAGTTACTGATGCAACGCCATTATTTGCAAACACGGAACTTAAATTCTTGCGCGCAGTGCTTAATGATGGGGGTAAGGTTGGTGCATTACATGTGCGAGGACAAGAATTTTCTCGTTCAGAATTGGATAGCTGGGTAGACAAAGCACAAAAACTTGGTGCAAAAGGTCTATTGTGGATTCGTATCAAAGATGAAAATACTATTGAATCACCAGTATCAAAATTTTTACCGCAGGACTTTTTTGAACAAGCACAACAGTTGGTTCCAACTCTTGCACATGGTAGTGTATTGTTCTTAGTTGCAGGACCATATAAAAAGGCATGGGAAACGTTGGGTAGGTTGCGCCTTGAACTAGCAAAAGAAATGGATCTAATTCCGCAAGATATGCTTAAATTTTGTTGGATTACTGACTTTCCATTATTTGAATATGATGAAGATGCTAAGCGCTGGAACGCGATGCATCATCCATTCACCGCGCCACAAGCAGGATGGGAAAACCAACAACCAGGTGACATGAAAGCGCGTGCGTATGATATTGTGCTCAATGGTATTGAACTTGGTGGTGGCTCTATCCGTATTCATGATCGTGCTATGCAACAAAAAGTTTTTGATTTATTGGGATTGACTCAAGAACAGACGGAGAAAAAATTTGGCTTCTTGCTGGAAGCGCAAGAACTTGGTTTTCCACCACATGGTGGCATAGCTCTTGGTCTTGATCGGTTCTTGATGTTGCTTACTAAGTCACAATCCATTCGTGATGTTATCGCATTCCCTAAAACACAGCGTGGTAATGATCCGTTAATGGAGGCACCTACTACGGTTGATCCTGAACAGTTGCGAGAATATGGGCTGCGTTTTGTGCCGATAGCAAAGCCTGAAAATAACAAAAAAGAGGTATAA
- a CDS encoding Na+/H+ antiporter NhaC family protein, which produces MNRPIQATHSIALLPFAVFVGLFLTSAIFFNSALSPLFTCLLAITVSFFTFKENLSINRKVEIGIEGSAQPTVLAMCYIFIFSAVFSYTLKLIGGLDAAVNLGLYIIPNNFILPGFFIIVSLFATAIGTSMGAIAAFVPIGMGIAHQLGVDPALMAGVVVSGAMLGDNLSIISDTTIAATQTTGARMKDKFRINLRLVAPAFFLTIITLFIINQYSSPDSTLLTLTTLNLNDIITTLPYMLIFLFALLGLDVIAVLIIGTSVAVAIGIWQGTFDITRGTGIILEGFVKDSSGIQEVLILSLLVAALSHIVAYNGGIEYLLTHMRKRIHTKGGAELYISILVFLVNAAVAINTIAILVTGPVAKKIGDSFDIAKSRVASLIDIVACVCQGILPYAPQLLLAGSLAGVSSIAIIPHLHYQGYILLVVIGSIVQTYIKN; this is translated from the coding sequence ATGAATAGACCTATTCAGGCAACTCATAGTATAGCCCTTTTGCCATTTGCAGTATTTGTGGGTTTATTTCTAACCTCTGCAATCTTTTTTAATTCTGCACTCTCACCATTGTTCACTTGCTTACTTGCGATTACCGTCTCCTTTTTTACGTTTAAAGAAAATTTATCCATCAATCGTAAAGTAGAAATTGGGATAGAAGGCAGCGCTCAACCCACCGTCCTTGCTATGTGTTATATTTTTATTTTCAGTGCAGTCTTCAGTTACACACTTAAATTAATAGGCGGTTTGGATGCAGCTGTTAATCTCGGGCTATATATTATTCCAAATAATTTTATCTTGCCCGGGTTTTTTATTATAGTCAGTTTATTTGCTACAGCAATTGGCACATCTATGGGTGCTATTGCTGCATTCGTTCCTATTGGTATGGGAATCGCACATCAACTTGGTGTTGATCCTGCACTCATGGCAGGTGTTGTGGTAAGTGGCGCAATGCTTGGTGATAATTTATCCATAATTTCTGACACTACTATTGCCGCGACACAAACAACCGGTGCCAGAATGAAGGACAAATTCAGAATAAACCTACGATTGGTTGCTCCCGCATTTTTCCTAACTATAATTACCTTATTTATTATCAATCAATATAGTTCACCCGATAGCACACTGTTGACACTGACAACACTCAATCTAAATGACATCATTACCACACTCCCTTATATGCTCATATTTTTGTTTGCGCTGCTTGGACTTGATGTTATTGCCGTACTCATTATTGGTACATCTGTTGCCGTTGCCATTGGTATTTGGCAAGGCACTTTTGATATTACACGTGGCACCGGTATTATTTTAGAAGGATTTGTAAAAGACTCGAGTGGCATACAAGAAGTTCTTATCCTTTCACTGTTGGTTGCAGCTCTTTCGCACATTGTTGCATATAATGGGGGCATTGAATATTTGCTCACTCATATGCGCAAACGTATTCACACCAAAGGTGGCGCAGAACTATATATAAGTATTTTAGTATTTTTGGTAAATGCAGCTGTTGCTATCAATACTATTGCTATCTTAGTTACTGGCCCGGTAGCAAAAAAAATTGGCGATTCATTTGATATTGCCAAAAGCCGTGTAGCTTCCCTTATTGATATTGTTGCATGTGTTTGTCAGGGTATATTGCCATATGCGCCACAACTGCTGCTCGCAGGATCCTTAGCTGGGGTATCTAGCATTGCGATCATTCCGCATCTACATTATCAAGGATACATTTTATTAGTTGTTATTGGATCTATTGTGCAAACGTATATAAAAAATTAG
- the eno gene encoding phosphopyruvate hydratase: protein MKIERIRGREIYDSRGYPTIACDLLLHNGSLVTASVPAGASRSTHEAKELRDGGTRLMGLGVQKAIEKIETMIAPMFIGKEPNIVDMDIKMLQLDETDDKSNLGANTMLAVSIAICRAQAIVEMMDLYELLAHLCEFEAVSLPAPMLNVINGGLHAHNNLSVQEILIIPSGMDSFKEAMVFGATAYHILKNLLHEHGKSTAVGDEGGFAASFANTQEALGLVQQAIEQTESLCGGVGTIGLDIAASQLYDPKSKRYTIDGQSLTTNELIAWYMQLCDAYPITALEDGLHEDDWDGWEQMSEVLQTKATIIGDDIFATNPQRIYKGIEADVAQGVIIKPNQVGTVTETLQAIQLCDESGIQIIASHRSGDTNDTFIADLAIAASATYIKAGGCSRGERMAKYNHILMIEDALTSSYEKL from the coding sequence ATGAAGATTGAAAGAATACGTGGGCGTGAAATTTATGACTCTAGAGGTTATCCAACCATAGCATGTGATTTGCTATTGCATAACGGTTCATTGGTGACTGCTTCAGTGCCGGCTGGCGCATCACGCAGTACTCATGAAGCAAAAGAACTACGTGATGGAGGAACGCGGTTAATGGGTCTTGGAGTACAAAAGGCTATTGAAAAAATAGAAACGATGATAGCTCCTATGTTTATTGGTAAAGAGCCCAATATTGTAGATATGGATATTAAAATGCTGCAGCTTGATGAAACGGATGATAAGAGCAATCTTGGTGCCAATACTATGCTCGCAGTTAGTATAGCAATATGTCGTGCACAAGCAATTGTTGAAATGATGGATTTATATGAGTTGTTGGCACACCTGTGCGAGTTTGAAGCAGTTAGTTTGCCCGCTCCTATGCTTAATGTTATTAACGGTGGACTGCATGCCCACAATAATTTATCGGTTCAGGAAATTTTAATTATTCCATCAGGTATGGATTCATTTAAAGAAGCAATGGTATTTGGTGCAACAGCATATCATATATTAAAAAATTTATTACATGAGCATGGTAAATCAACTGCAGTAGGTGATGAGGGTGGCTTTGCGGCGTCATTCGCAAATACACAAGAAGCATTAGGCTTGGTCCAGCAAGCAATAGAGCAAACAGAGTCTTTATGTGGTGGTGTTGGAACTATTGGACTCGATATTGCCGCTTCGCAATTATATGATCCAAAAAGTAAACGCTACACTATTGATGGGCAATCATTGACAACAAATGAATTGATTGCATGGTATATGCAATTATGTGATGCATATCCAATAACTGCACTTGAAGATGGTTTACATGAAGATGATTGGGATGGCTGGGAACAGATGAGTGAAGTGTTACAGACTAAAGCAACCATTATTGGTGATGATATTTTTGCAACAAATCCACAACGCATTTACAAAGGAATAGAAGCAGATGTTGCACAAGGTGTTATCATAAAACCAAATCAAGTTGGTACGGTAACTGAAACGTTACAAGCAATACAGTTATGTGATGAAAGTGGTATACAAATTATAGCATCACATCGCTCAGGTGATACAAATGATACATTTATAGCAGATTTGGCTATTGCTGCGAGTGCAACATACATAAAAGCTGGCGGCTGTTCACGTGGTGAGCGCATGGCGAAATATAATCATATCCTTATGATCGAGGATGCGCTGACTTCTTCTTATGAGAAGTTGTAA